The following nucleotide sequence is from Nitrospira sp..
ACCGAGGCCTATCTCTTCGGCTCCCAGATCGAAGGTGTTCCGGATGAGCATAGCGACATCGATATTGCCGCCTTTAGCCCGGCTGCAGATGCGATGGATGCCGCCACGAGGGTCGCGCTGGTCGTCGATGTGGAACGGCAAGTCGGTGCGTCCGTCGAGCTGCATCTATACGGGGCTAGCCAATACGCTGACGCCCGACCCACCAACTTTTTTGGATATCTGCGCACCCACGGCAAACCAATCAGCTAACGACTGCTCGCAACCGGTCGCGTGCTCACCACGCGCTTTGTCAAGCGAGGCAATACAATCCGCATCATTGGCTCTGCACAATTTCCCTATCACCGCCTGTTGAAGACGCTTCTCACGACGACGGTGTTCCAACGAGAGTCGATTCAATCCCAGTTGGCACGACTTGAACAGAAACTCCACAAGATCAAGCGCCACGAATCGTCATGACAAATGCGGGTGAATACGTCGGCCGCTCCGCACCACGGGGCAATTCACCAGTTCGCTTTTGAGACAGGCATATCGAGAATCGACTCAACTCTCACAAGGCATCAGACAAGGTCCGACCCCCACTTGACTAACTCTTCTCAATCGGCGCCGGCATGGGAGCGAATTATGCAAGGAGACATGCGCGAAGGCAAGCGGTGAAGATGCGGCAAGTGTGTGGATTCTGAGAAGCTCACCAAGAACGCCGACGTGCCGGCCCAAGTTCATAGACACACAGCCGTAAGTGCCTGGTTCAGCTTCTAGACAGGCCCTACTACGTAGGGTACACTCCTCCGACACAATCCCATTCGATCAGGAATGCTAGCCTCACGTGAATCAAAACAGATACACGCTGTATCGATTCAGATACTTCTTCACAGATAGGTTTTGATTTGAGTTGACCAAGATATTCAG
It contains:
- a CDS encoding nucleotidyltransferase domain-containing protein — its product is MARNLAEIETIASQTLSLLRKRIPVTEAYLFGSQIEGVPDEHSDIDIAAFSPAADAMDAATRVALVVDVERQVGASVELHLYGASQYADARPTNFFGYLRTHGKPIS